The genomic region GATTGCGACGAAGCCTACTCAACGAGCAGAACCTGTGAAGTCGGACTAAGTTTGCACTCAGGGCTTCAGTATAAAAACATTATGTATCTGGTCGATGATGCAACTGTTCCTAAGAAAGAATAGGGTTGCCTCCGGCGGCGCTTGTCAGCGGGACTTTAAGAACCTTTCTCGAAGAAAGTTTCTTAAAAATTTCCAAAGACTTTTATTAGCGGCAACCTCCTGTTGTTTGCGTAAGTAGGTAGCCGCGCGTGGGTTATTTTCGAACTCGTAGGAGTGTTTTTTCAGTAAACAAACGGGCTGTCCTTTGTAAGAGGGGCAGCCCGTTTTAATTGGTTGAGTCGTCCTGAAATAGGTAGTGGTGCGTAAGCCGCGTGCGAACATAAACAACGGTTTGGTGTCGCGAGTAAAAATTTTAGGAAAGGGGTCTGGGGAGTAATCATTTTCCAAAAGGGTTGCCTCCGGCGGCGCTTGTCAGCGGGACTTTAAGAACCTTTCTCGAAGAAAGGTTCTTAAAAATCTCCAAAGACTTTTATTAGCGGCAACCTCCTGTTGTTTGCGAAAGTAGGCAGCCGCGCGTGGGTTATTTTCGAACTCATAGGAATGTTTTTCCAGTAAATAAAAGGGCTGTCCTTTGTCAGTAGGACAGCCCTTTTTAGTGAATATATAGGTAGTAGTGCGTAAGCCGCATGCGAACATAAACAACGGTCTGGTATCGCGAGTAAAAGTTTTAGGAAGGGGGTCTGGGGGATAACCCTTTTTCAAAAGGGTTTCCCCCAGCCGTCGGAGACAAACAAAAAACTAAACCAAGAAACTAAATCCAGTCGTCATCCTCTTCGATTGGCGCAAAGCCACGGCGCATTGTGTTTTCTGTTACAACACGCGGGTCGAGGAATTGTAGGAGATAATCAGGGCCACCAGTTTTGGAACCGACGCCGGACATTTTGAACCCGCCGAATGGCTGGCGTTCTACAAGCGCTCCGGTGTTGTTTCTGTTGAGGTACAGGTTACCTACGCGGAATTCTTTACGCGCCTGTTCGAGGTGTTCCGGTGAACGTGAGAACACGCCGCCTGTGAGGGCGAATCGGGTTCCATTGGCAATATCAAGTGCTTCATCAAAGGTTGCTGCGCGCATTACAGCGAGAACTGGACCAAAGATTTCTTCTTGAGCGATACGATGCTCAGGCTTGATATCTCCTACGATGGTTAATGGCACGTACGCGCCCTCTGCTGGGATATCTTCACGCTTGAGGAGGATGGTTCCTTCCTGCTCTGCGAGTGTAATGTATTCTGATACAGTTTTTTGGCAGGATGCATCTGCCAGAGGTCCCATGTAGTTTTCCGGATCTTCGGCGCGCCCAATTTTAATATCTTCGCAAGCTGCCACAAGGCGTTCGATAAAGCGATCATAAATAGGATCAAGAACGATAACACGCGAACATGCGGAGCACTTTTGTCCTTGGAATGCAAAGGCAGAGTAGACGACGTGCAGCACTGCTTCGTCGAGGTCGGCGTCATCATCAATGATGATGGCGTTTTTGCCACCCATTTCTGCGATAACGCGCTTGCATTGCTGCTGACCGGCTTGAACCACTGATGCTTTGTTCTGAATGCGTAAACCTACTTCCATAGAGCCTGTGAAGCAGATCATGGAAACTTTTGGATGCTCGATAAGGTAGTCACCCATAACGGAGCTTCTACCTGGGCAGTAGTTGAATACACCGTCCGGCAGACCTGCTTCGCGGAAGATTTCTACAAGGTTGTAGCCGACGCGGGAAGAGATGGAAGCCGGTTTGTACACAACTGGGTTACCAGTGACGATTGCGGCAGAACACATGCCGATGGCGATAGCAAACGGGAAGTTCCAAGGTGAGATAACCGCTGCAACGCCTTTAGGTTGGTAGAAGAGCTGATTGTGTTCACCCGGAGCACGACCCATTCTGCGTGGTTTGTCCAGACGCAGCATTTCACGGGCGTAGTATTCGAGGAAATCGATACCTTCGCCTACATCATGGAAAGCCTGATCCCATTGTTTACCGATTTCCAGAACTTGCCATGCGGAGAGTTCATACTGGCGTTGGCGTGCTATTTCTGCGGCTTTTAGCAAGCATTCTGCACGTTCTTTAGCTGGCGTATCACGCCATGTAAGGAATGCTTTGCCTGCTGCTTCAAGAGCGGCATCAATTTCAGCGGTGCCAGCCTGACATACATCAGCAAGTTTCTCAGAATAGTCGGCTGGGTTTGTTGTCGGAATAATATCGTCTGTCTGTACCTCTTTTCCGTCAATAAACAGAGGAATGATGCCGCCTGCTGTTTCGCGTACTTTTTTGATTGCAGCAGGGAAGGCGGTACGGCAACGAGGAATAGTGAAGTCGATCATGGCATCATTTTTAAATGGTGGCAGACCGTCTACAAGTTCTTTCTGTTTAGGTTCTGGGCGTGCTGCTAGCTCTCGTTCGAGGGTTATTTGCGGATTTTCCATCAGTCGCGCTACTTCAGCACCGTCTGCAAAAGACTGACGGAGGAAAGATTCGTTGGCTGTATTTTCCAGCAGGCGGCGAACAAGGTATGCCATGCCTGGAATAATATCGCCGTACGGGCAGTACAGGCGGACTTTGCCAGCAACATTAAGGAGACCTTTGCGGACTGGTTCTGCCATACCGTACAGCACTTGGAATTCGTACCGTTCTTCCGGAACGTTCATGGCTTTTGCCATTTCCATTGTGGCGGAAATAGAACGGATGTTGTGAGAACCGCAGGCGAAATAGACGAGATCGTGGTTTTCAAGCAAAATTTTTGCAACGCGTTCGAATGCAATGTCTGATTCCGGCTTATGCATCCAGACAGGGAAATCCCAGTTGTTCTGCTTTGCGAGTACGGACTCCATGTCCCAGTATGCACCTTTTACCAGACGCACTGCGATTGGCAGGTCTTCGGTTCGCGCCCACTGAACAAGCTGTTCAGCGTCTTGCTCTGTGCAGCGTAAGTATGCTTGCAGTACTATAGAGAGGTGCGGGTAGTGACGGAATTCTTGAGCGCTGCGCAGACGGCGGTATAGCTCGAGAGTGATTTCGCGGTATTTGAGTGATTCCATATCGATGCACAGAAATGCACCCATTTCGATAACTTTGCGATATACAGGCTCAAGGCGTTTGTAGATGCCTTGCACTGAGCCTTCGATATCAACAGGCTTTGCCTGAGAATATAGAGCAGAAGGTTTAATGGATACGTTCACTTTTGGTGTGTATCCCCAATCCATGCTAGGATCTCCGCCGTTACCGGCATGCGCTTTCCATTTGGATTGTTCTTCTGCGATTGCATCGAGCACTTCAAGGTAGCCGTCGCGGTAGGCATCTGCTTCTTCTTCGCTGACAGTCGCCTCGCCAAGCAGGTCTACAGTAAAGGTGAACCCCTCTTTGCGCAGCTTAGCAAGCCCTTTTACCGCTTCCTTGGTGTTTTGACCGACAATAAACTGGCGTCCCATGTTTTCGATGTTGGAGCGGATGGTTTTTTCCATAATTTTAGCGGTAAGTTTACCACCAAAGCTGGCTTTGCCTGCACCCCATTTGAGAACGGACGGGACTTCATGGTCATCACCGGAGAAGTATTCTCGAATATGACGGGATAACGACTCCGAAGTATTCAGATACGGAAATACGTCTACAAAACGGAACAGCTGAACTTTAAAATCTTCGTTCTTCATAGCCCAGTCCATGACTTTGCCAGTCCACCATCCCTTATTGAAAATAGATGGTGCTTCGCCACTGATGCTTGTGAAGAACTCTTTGCCACGCTCAACAATCTTCGCCTCTAGCTGTGTATCCATTCAGACCTCCTGAAGTGTACAAGTTATCAATCGATAGATTTTTCACTCTGTATGATTCGAACCCTATTAATCTACCACCTTTATTTTATGTATAATTATGACCAATGTTGTACAGCCTTAGCAAAATAGTGGCAAGCATCTGTGCGAAATTACAATATAATGTTCCAAGAACCCTGTTGCAAAAGAGGGTTGTGAGTTGTTTGTTTGAACAACTGTATGCAGTTGTCATAGCATTTTTACAGGTAACACTATCGCTACACATAAAAAAAGCGGTGTGCAAAAGCACACCGCTTTGGGATACAACTCAAGAGTAAACGCACTACAGCTTATTCACGTACTATAAAAGATACAGTGCGCGGAAGCGATACATGGTTTGAGAAGTGGCAAGAAGTTTATTTATTGCGGTATACAATCCGCCCCCTGGTAAGATCGTATGGAGAAAGCTCCACTTTTACCGTATCTCCAGGCAGAATGCGGATGTAGAACTTACGCATTTTACCAGAAATATGAGCAAGAACGACATGTCCGTTGCTTAACTCTACTTTAAACATTGCGTTAGGCAGTGCTTCCTGCACGACGCCATCAACTTCAATGGCTTCTTCCTTAGCCATGTTTTCCTCCAAATAAAACAGTTAGTAATATGAATTTTATACACAAAATTCGTCAAATTGTTACTATGGGTGGATAGCGACAAATCTACCGTACTGTCAATGGGGGGGACAGCTTTAACTTGGCTGTAACGTTATTATTTGCGTTTTGTTGGATATTCGTTCTTTTTATACGCAAGTGTCAGAAGATACACACCAAATATAACCATTGGTACGCATAAGAGCATGCCCATAGTCAGCCAGTGAAAAGCGATAAAGCCTAATTGCGGGTCTGGCTCACGGAAAAATTCTACGATGAACCGGAATATTCCGTAAAAAATGAGGAATAAGCCGGAAACTGCGCGTGTAGGACGTGGTTTTGCAGAAAATACCCATAAAATGATGAACAGTAGAGCGCCCTCTAACCCTGCCTCATATAGCTGCGATGGGTGACGGGGCAATGGGCCTGCGTTGGGAAATATCATTCCTGTAGGTGCATCTGTTGTTCTGCCCCATAGCTCTGCGTTAATAAAGTTGCCTATCCTTCCGAAAAACAATCCCGGAGGAACCATAGGTGAAAAGAAGTCACCTACTTCAAACAGCGTCATGTTATGTTTACGTGCAAATAAGCAGAAACAAATGATGACACCCATTAAGCCGCCATGAAACGACATGCCGCCGTTCCAGATTGCAAGGAGTTGTTCCGGGTTGGAAAGGTAGTACGATAAGTCGTAAAAAAGAATGTATCCGATTCTGCCGCCCAGCACGACGCCGAGCACGCAGAAGGTTACAAGGTCGTCGACCATTTCGGATGTCCAGTTGTTGGTCGGCTTGGAAGCACGATACTTACCGAGCAGCCATGCTGTAAAGAATCCGAGAAGGTACATAAGACCGTACCAGTGAACACTAAGAGGACCGATAGAAAAGACCTTTGGGTCTATAGTTGGGTATGTAAGCATATATGTCTCCGTAACAGGATAGTGCTCTACTGGTCGAGTTTTATTGCGTCAATCATTGTTGTGCGATTTATGTACGCAATCCAGGTGATGCACTGTTATTCCGGTGCGCTTGCTTCGCCCGGAAAAATGACAGTAGCAGAGCGTTGAAGATCATACCCGCCGAGCTTTTTTGCATAGGAGACTATGCGCGGATCGCGCAATAGGCTTATAAAATTCTGAATGTTTTTATCAAAGTAGTGTGCCTTAGGAATGATGAGATCGTAGCGTTCCCACTGTACAGGGATAAAGTCGAGATTAAGTGCCTGCGCAACTGCACGGATGCCAAGTCCTGTGTCTGCATTGCCGTTAATAATCTCGAAGCCGACGTCTATATGACGTCCTACGCAGTTTTCATAACCGGGGATAGTTGTGTTTTCTGCTCCGGCTGCTGCAAGTTCTGCGTCAAACAATAGCCTTGTACCAGTACCGGAAGGGCGGTTGACGACCGTTATCTTGCCGGAGGCGATATCTTTAGTGCCGGTAATTTTTTTCGGGTTTCCCTTGGCAACAATGTAGCCTTGTTCTCTGAAGGAGAAATTAACAATGGCAGGTGGCTCTTGCATTTCATTTTCCGTGAAGGAAAAGTTGTAGTCGCTTTCATCCCTGTCCATAAGGTGACTTGTGGCAATGTGAGCTGCGCCACGATGCACAGCACGGATTCCGCCGAGACTGCCAAGATTGCAGAATGCAGCGTAGGAGCCTTCATGTTCCTGCATGTAAATTTTCATAGCATAATCAACGAGCATATCGTTGCTGCCTGCAATAATCAGCGTTTTCTCCATGACAGGTTCAGCAGTGAGCTGTTCTGGAAAATTCATAGTGCGGGCTTCAATCCACTGTTCCACCAGATGGGCAGGAAACAGCCATTTTCCAGTAGCTTTGGTAGCTGGAAGATTTTTTTCAGAGATGAGTGTGTACACCATCTTTTCGTTTACACCGAGGTATTGTGCAACTTCTTTAGTAGATAACAGTTTTTTCATCAGCTGCCTCCGTAGTAGGTGTCATGGGTCTGTAGATGAGGTAATGTCATAAAATCAACCTGACAACCACTATTCTCAGATTGTTGGCAAACTGCATAGTACGAGTTGAAAAAAAATTGTGATCGCACGGTTTATCGGTCTTCCATGGGACTGTTCTTTTTTGTCTTTCTGATTTTGCAGAGAGTTATTGGGCGCTTCCGGCTAGAAATTTTGCCAACAGTCTTATTTCTTGTATGATGTTTCGTATTATGAGTATGTTTGCTATCAGCTTGCTTGCATACTACAAACTATTAAGGTATTGCCTCTTGCCTTCTTGTGTATTCTTTAGATGGAAGGCGATACCTTCCGCAGACTTCTGTCATCGTCTGCATAATTTTGAATATCAAGAATATAAGCGGAGTTATCTTCGCTATCTCATATTTTCGGAAAGAATCATGACTTCTAAAATAGCACTTATCGGACGCCCGAACGTGGGTAAGTCCACTCTTTTTAACAGACTTATACGCAGTAACCGCGCAATCACACATGACCGCCCGGGTGTAACCCGTGACCGCATGGAAGGCTTCGTGCGTCGTGACGGTGAAGAATGGACTATCATTGATACCGGTGGGGTAACTCTGGATGAAAACCAGATTACTGCTGCTCAGGGTCCTAATGAACTTCGTGGGTTCGAAGACGAAATTCTTCGCGGTGTAACAGAAGCGATCGACGAATGTGCGGCGCTTTGCCTTGTTGTAGATGGTCGTGATGGTCTGCTGCCGTTTGATAGACGCCTTGCCACATATGCCCGAAAAACAGGGTTGCCTGTGCTTTTGGCTGTGAACAAGGTTGACGGCGGAGAGCTGGAAGAAGAGTACACAGCTGAATTCCATGAACTTGGTTTTCCAATGATTGCTATTTCCGGCGAACATGGGTTCCAGATGCGAACTTTTGAGATGATGCTCCGTGAGATGCTTCCGAATGAGGAAGAAGAGGAGTTTGCAGCACCGGACGAATACAAGCAGCTCGGTCTTAAAATCGCTATGCTTGGTCGCCCTAATGCTGGGAAATCTTCCCTTATCAATGCGCTCACAAAATCTCAGCGCATGATTGTTTCTGATGTTGCGGGCACAACTCGTGACTCCGTTGACGTTACCTACGAAATTGACGAGAAACTCTACACCTTTGTAGACACCGCAGGTATCCGTAGACGAACAAAAATTACAGATACTGTTGAGCGTTACTCTGTAAACTCATCCATCAAATCAAGTACTAAAGCTAACGTAACATTGCTTGTACTGGATGGTGCAGAAGGCGTTACCGCTCAGGATAAGCGCCTCATGAAGCTGCTTGATGAGCGTAAGACTCCGTTTATGGTGCTTATCAACAAGACAGACCTTGTTGATCCTAAGCAGATGCAGGAAGTACGCAAGCAGTACCAGCATGAACTTGCATATTGTGGACATGTTCCAGTACTGCATGTTTCAGCACATACCCGCATGGGGTTGAAAAAGATTCTGCCGCTGGCTGAACAGATTTGGCAAGAATGCGCTGTGCGTATCCCGACAAGCATGCTTAACCGAACTTTGGAAGAAGTTGTTACCAAGCATCAGCCACCAGTAGTTAAACGTGTGCGTCCGAAGTTCTTTTATATGACGCAGGCAGAAAACCTGCCGCCGACATTTGTATTTTTCTGTAACGACCATGAGCGCTTGAAAGAGCATTACATCAGGTACTTGGAAAAAGCTGTCCGCAAGTCATTCAAAATTGCACATGCACCAATCAGATTGAAGTTTCGCTCAAGTCATTCCAAGCGTTCTTTCCCGAAAAAGAAAAAGAAGCGTTAATACAAAGCCCGTACTCTGTACGGGCTTTTTTTTTATGCAACTTGCGCGTTGTCAGCGTGCTCTTTCAGGATTGTCATGTGCGAGATTAAATCCTCAGGACTAGTGCTGGCATCGAGTGTCAGTGTATAGGGGTCAATGTATTCGGTGTGGCGGGCATGTTCCTGATTGATAAACATGATAATGCGCGATGGCGTCAGCTGTTCGGCTTCTTCCATATCTCGTAAATTTTTAATGAGCCAGTAACTATCCAAGGCTATTGAGCCTGTATCCAGCAGAATAATTTCCGGTTGGTAGAGCTGCCGTGCATCTACACCTTTGGAAACGTCTTCTACCTGTGCTGTGATATACCCTTGCATATGCAGGTGGTGCTGCAATGTGCTGCTTTGTCCAGATATCTTTGCGATAATGAGCACCATTCCTGCGGTGAGAGATTCACCAACAGGCGTATACGTGCTGACAGTGGGGAGCAGTTTGCCACATAATCTCGAAAGCAACTCGTTTACCATGACAGGTTTTCTTAGACAAATGATGTTCGGATCAAGGTAGGTTGGCTCCCAATAAGAGTGAGTGACGGTATATATTGCGGTGGTAAGCAGTTTGCAGTGTAGATCGAGTGTTTCTTTGGGAATAATTTCGAATGCACACCCGCAACTTATGATTGCATC from Halodesulfovibrio sp. harbors:
- the lgt gene encoding prolipoprotein diacylglyceryl transferase; the encoded protein is MLTYPTIDPKVFSIGPLSVHWYGLMYLLGFFTAWLLGKYRASKPTNNWTSEMVDDLVTFCVLGVVLGGRIGYILFYDLSYYLSNPEQLLAIWNGGMSFHGGLMGVIICFCLFARKHNMTLFEVGDFFSPMVPPGLFFGRIGNFINAELWGRTTDAPTGMIFPNAGPLPRHPSQLYEAGLEGALLFIILWVFSAKPRPTRAVSGLFLIFYGIFRFIVEFFREPDPQLGFIAFHWLTMGMLLCVPMVIFGVYLLTLAYKKNEYPTKRK
- the pruA gene encoding L-glutamate gamma-semialdehyde dehydrogenase gives rise to the protein MDTQLEAKIVERGKEFFTSISGEAPSIFNKGWWTGKVMDWAMKNEDFKVQLFRFVDVFPYLNTSESLSRHIREYFSGDDHEVPSVLKWGAGKASFGGKLTAKIMEKTIRSNIENMGRQFIVGQNTKEAVKGLAKLRKEGFTFTVDLLGEATVSEEEADAYRDGYLEVLDAIAEEQSKWKAHAGNGGDPSMDWGYTPKVNVSIKPSALYSQAKPVDIEGSVQGIYKRLEPVYRKVIEMGAFLCIDMESLKYREITLELYRRLRSAQEFRHYPHLSIVLQAYLRCTEQDAEQLVQWARTEDLPIAVRLVKGAYWDMESVLAKQNNWDFPVWMHKPESDIAFERVAKILLENHDLVYFACGSHNIRSISATMEMAKAMNVPEERYEFQVLYGMAEPVRKGLLNVAGKVRLYCPYGDIIPGMAYLVRRLLENTANESFLRQSFADGAEVARLMENPQITLERELAARPEPKQKELVDGLPPFKNDAMIDFTIPRCRTAFPAAIKKVRETAGGIIPLFIDGKEVQTDDIIPTTNPADYSEKLADVCQAGTAEIDAALEAAGKAFLTWRDTPAKERAECLLKAAEIARQRQYELSAWQVLEIGKQWDQAFHDVGEGIDFLEYYAREMLRLDKPRRMGRAPGEHNQLFYQPKGVAAVISPWNFPFAIAIGMCSAAIVTGNPVVYKPASISSRVGYNLVEIFREAGLPDGVFNYCPGRSSVMGDYLIEHPKVSMICFTGSMEVGLRIQNKASVVQAGQQQCKRVIAEMGGKNAIIIDDDADLDEAVLHVVYSAFAFQGQKCSACSRVIVLDPIYDRFIERLVAACEDIKIGRAEDPENYMGPLADASCQKTVSEYITLAEQEGTILLKREDIPAEGAYVPLTIVGDIKPEHRIAQEEIFGPVLAVMRAATFDEALDIANGTRFALTGGVFSRSPEHLEQARKEFRVGNLYLNRNNTGALVERQPFGGFKMSGVGSKTGGPDYLLQFLDPRVVTENTMRRGFAPIEEDDDWI
- a CDS encoding helix-turn-helix transcriptional regulator; amino-acid sequence: MKKLLSTKEVAQYLGVNEKMVYTLISEKNLPATKATGKWLFPAHLVEQWIEARTMNFPEQLTAEPVMEKTLIIAGSNDMLVDYAMKIYMQEHEGSYAAFCNLGSLGGIRAVHRGAAHIATSHLMDRDESDYNFSFTENEMQEPPAIVNFSFREQGYIVAKGNPKKITGTKDIASGKITVVNRPSGTGTRLLFDAELAAAGAENTTIPGYENCVGRHIDVGFEIINGNADTGLGIRAVAQALNLDFIPVQWERYDLIIPKAHYFDKNIQNFISLLRDPRIVSYAKKLGGYDLQRSATVIFPGEASAPE
- the der gene encoding ribosome biogenesis GTPase Der → MTSKIALIGRPNVGKSTLFNRLIRSNRAITHDRPGVTRDRMEGFVRRDGEEWTIIDTGGVTLDENQITAAQGPNELRGFEDEILRGVTEAIDECAALCLVVDGRDGLLPFDRRLATYARKTGLPVLLAVNKVDGGELEEEYTAEFHELGFPMIAISGEHGFQMRTFEMMLREMLPNEEEEEFAAPDEYKQLGLKIAMLGRPNAGKSSLINALTKSQRMIVSDVAGTTRDSVDVTYEIDEKLYTFVDTAGIRRRTKITDTVERYSVNSSIKSSTKANVTLLVLDGAEGVTAQDKRLMKLLDERKTPFMVLINKTDLVDPKQMQEVRKQYQHELAYCGHVPVLHVSAHTRMGLKKILPLAEQIWQECAVRIPTSMLNRTLEEVVTKHQPPVVKRVRPKFFYMTQAENLPPTFVFFCNDHERLKEHYIRYLEKAVRKSFKIAHAPIRLKFRSSHSKRSFPKKKKKR
- the infA gene encoding translation initiation factor IF-1 yields the protein MAKEEAIEVDGVVQEALPNAMFKVELSNGHVVLAHISGKMRKFYIRILPGDTVKVELSPYDLTRGRIVYRNK